A single genomic interval of Terriglobus albidus harbors:
- a CDS encoding MATE family efflux transporter yields MRSWKQDLWSMVKLATPVVLAELGWMLQGIVDVIMVGRLGPIGIGAVALGNALYYAPSLFGIGLILGLDTMVSQAYGRKDYDACHRWLAQGVYIALLATPPLMLLVWSLGQMVGHFGVASALVEPTSHYVSTLVWGTLPLLLYAASRRYLQAVGQSRMVTITFVAANIVNWAGNWVLIYGHFGMPAMGVRGSALSTVLSRVMMAVMLLGFAWRYERRRGHPLFAHWAGPHWHQIRHLARIGLPAALQIILEIGAFGFSTVLAGKVSPIALAAHQIALNYAALAYMVPLGISAAASVAVGHAVGAGDPERARSDGWLAMILGVSFMAVVAVFFVALPRPLIALYTTDIAVLTEGARLLWLAAAFAVFDGVQTIGTGALRGLGLTRVPMLSNLFGYWAFGLPVGIALCFWKGWGVEGIWIGLTAALIVIASALFFYWRSRSAALVNGEFAAHPAPAESL; encoded by the coding sequence ATGCGCAGTTGGAAACAGGACCTGTGGTCGATGGTGAAGCTGGCGACGCCGGTCGTCCTGGCGGAGCTTGGCTGGATGCTGCAGGGCATCGTCGACGTCATCATGGTGGGCCGCCTCGGCCCGATCGGCATTGGAGCCGTTGCCCTGGGCAACGCTCTCTACTACGCGCCTTCCCTCTTCGGCATCGGTCTGATCCTCGGTCTCGACACCATGGTCTCGCAGGCCTATGGCCGCAAGGATTACGATGCCTGCCACCGCTGGCTGGCGCAGGGAGTTTATATCGCACTGCTCGCGACCCCTCCGCTCATGTTGCTCGTCTGGTCGCTCGGGCAGATGGTGGGTCACTTCGGCGTCGCATCTGCCCTGGTGGAACCTACCTCGCATTACGTCAGCACCCTGGTCTGGGGAACCCTGCCGCTGCTGCTCTACGCGGCATCCCGCCGATATCTGCAGGCAGTGGGTCAGAGCCGCATGGTGACCATCACCTTCGTCGCTGCCAATATCGTGAACTGGGCCGGCAACTGGGTCCTCATCTACGGCCACTTCGGCATGCCCGCGATGGGTGTGCGAGGCTCAGCTCTGTCGACCGTGCTCTCGCGCGTGATGATGGCCGTCATGCTGCTCGGCTTCGCCTGGAGATATGAGCGCCGCCGCGGCCATCCACTCTTTGCTCATTGGGCTGGACCGCACTGGCATCAGATCCGGCATCTCGCCCGGATCGGCCTGCCAGCGGCGCTGCAGATCATCCTGGAGATAGGCGCCTTCGGCTTCTCCACCGTGCTTGCCGGAAAGGTCTCTCCCATCGCCCTGGCCGCCCACCAGATCGCGCTGAACTACGCAGCACTGGCGTACATGGTGCCCCTCGGCATCTCTGCCGCGGCCTCGGTCGCCGTTGGCCATGCGGTAGGAGCCGGAGACCCCGAACGTGCCCGCAGCGACGGGTGGCTGGCAATGATTCTCGGTGTAAGCTTCATGGCCGTAGTGGCTGTGTTCTTCGTCGCACTTCCCAGACCGTTGATCGCGCTCTATACGACCGATATCGCGGTGTTGACGGAAGGTGCACGACTATTGTGGCTGGCGGCAGCCTTCGCCGTCTTCGACGGCGTCCAGACCATCGGTACAGGAGCGCTGCGCGGACTTGGCCTGACGCGCGTCCCGATGCTGAGCAACCTCTTCGGCTACTGGGCTTTTGGATTGCCGGTGGGCATCGCGCTCTGCTTCTGGAAGGGATGGGGCGTCGAAGGGATCTGGATCGGTTTAACAGCGGCACTGATCGTCATTGCCTCAGCTTTGTTCTTCTACTGGCGCAGCCGCTCGGCGGCATTGGTAAACGGCGAGTTTGCCGCGCATCCAGCTCCGGCGGAGAGCCTCTGA
- the ccsA gene encoding cytochrome c biogenesis protein CcsA: MSLLWLRVAVLLYGVASLAVLPAALYERPRWRHIALPAAVMGVVFQFVALSETMNAAHHRVPVEAREVQALMAMLIAGAFLLVYWRYRTLQLGVFALPIAFTLALVAAFVPGQHFAESALVRSGWIWLHVALLLAAYAAMMLSLLASVLYLVQERRLKTKGLGSLAGWLPPLETMDQIALKSLLFGLPCMTGGLLIGSVVAQETVGPAYFADPKVLLSFGMWVAYILMIQIRRSSGLRGRRAVYLSSFVFLVMIAAWVANQFSNVHRFTS; encoded by the coding sequence ATGTCTTTGCTCTGGCTCAGGGTCGCGGTTCTGCTGTATGGGGTTGCCAGCCTCGCGGTTTTGCCGGCGGCGCTATATGAGCGCCCACGCTGGCGCCACATCGCTCTGCCTGCCGCCGTCATGGGCGTTGTGTTTCAATTCGTTGCGCTGTCCGAGACGATGAACGCTGCTCACCATCGTGTGCCCGTTGAGGCGCGCGAGGTGCAGGCGCTGATGGCTATGTTGATTGCCGGAGCGTTTCTATTGGTGTACTGGCGCTACCGCACGCTGCAGCTTGGCGTCTTTGCGCTGCCTATCGCATTCACTTTGGCGTTGGTGGCGGCATTTGTGCCCGGGCAGCACTTTGCGGAATCCGCCCTGGTGCGCAGCGGCTGGATCTGGCTGCACGTGGCGCTTCTCCTCGCAGCCTATGCGGCGATGATGCTCTCCCTGCTGGCGAGTGTGCTGTATCTCGTCCAGGAGCGCCGCCTGAAGACCAAGGGCCTTGGTTCTCTGGCCGGATGGCTGCCGCCGCTCGAGACGATGGACCAGATCGCGCTGAAGTCGCTGCTCTTCGGTCTGCCCTGCATGACCGGTGGCCTGCTGATCGGTTCCGTGGTCGCGCAGGAGACGGTTGGCCCGGCTTACTTCGCCGATCCGAAGGTGCTGCTCAGCTTCGGCATGTGGGTCGCGTACATCCTGATGATCCAGATCCGGCGCAGTTCGGGTCTGCGTGGCAGGCGTGCCGTATACCTTTCAAGCTTTGTCTTCCTTGTGATGATCGCCGCCTGGGTGGCCAACCAGTTCTCGAACGTGCACAGGTTCACTTCATGA